The Magnetospirillum sp. XM-1 genomic interval CGCCTCGCCCGCCTGGGCTTCACCGAGGACAGCTTCATGAAGACCGAGCGCACCAACATGGTGCGCAACCAGATGGTGGAGACCGTCGCCGCCGGCATCGGCGCCCCCGTGGCGCTGACCGACCCGCTGCTGGCCTGGCGCGAGGAGCGCCGGGTGGCCGAAACCTTCGTGGTCAAGGACGAGTCCACCCCGCTGCCGCCCGCCCCCGAGGCGGCCCAGCTGGAGGCCTATTACAAGGACAACCTCAGCCGCTTCATGGCGCCGGAATACAGGGCGCTGACCGTGCTGCTGCTGCGCCCCGCCGACGTGGCGGGCGGCATCGACATCGACGAGGCCATGCTGCAGGAGACCTACCAGCAGCGTCTGGAGGAATTCTCCACCCCCGAACGCCGTGCCGTGTCGCAGATCGTCTTCGACGAGCAGTCGGCGGCGGCCAAGGCCACCGATCTGGTGACCCAGGGCAAGGATTTGGCGGCGGTCGCCAAGGCGCTGGGCGCCGAGATCATCGATCTGGGCACCATCGAAAAGGGCGACCTGCCCGAAGGCCTGGCCGAGGCGGTGTTCAAGCTGTCGGCCGGCGCCACCGGCCAGCCGATCAAGTCGGCGCTGGGCTGGCACGTGGTCAAGGTGAGCCAGGTGCAGCCCGGCCGCACCCGCAGCTTCGACGAGGTGAAAAAGCAGCTCGAACAGGACCTGCGCAAGGAAAAGTCCATGGACGGCCTGGCCGAGCTGGCCAACAAGGTGGAAGACGCGCTCGGCGGCGGCGCCACCCTGGAGGAGGCAGCCAAGCGCCACAACCTCAAGACCGTCAAGATCGCGGCGCTGGATGCCCAGGGGCGCGGCCCGAACGGCAAGCCGGTAGCCGACCTGCCCAAGTCCGACCAGTTCCTCGACGTGGCCTTCCATACCGAGCAGAGCACCGAGAGCCCGCTGACCGAAGTGCCCAACAACGGCTACTTCCTGCTGCGGGTCGACGGCGTCACGCCGCCGGCCCCCAAGCTCCTGGCCGACATCAAGGCCGAGGTGGTCGCCACCTGGCAGGCCGAACGCCGCCAGGAGCAGGCCCGCGACAAGGCCCAGAAGCTGGCCGACCGCATCAAGGCCGGCGAAAGCGCCGCCCAGGTGGCCCAGTCCGCCGGCGCCAAGGTGGAGACCTCCAAGCCGTTCGTCCGCGAGCCCGGCGAAGGCAGCGCCCTGCCCGCCACGGTGATCGCCGAACTGTTCAAGGCCCAGCCGGGCGGCGTGGCCGTCGCGCCGGTCCAGGGCGGCACCCTGGTGGCCCGCCTGACCAGCGTGGTGCCCTTCGACGTCAACGCCAACCCGGCTGTGACCAACGCCGCCCGCCAGCGCGTCTCGCAGGCGGTGGCCACCGACATCGCCGACCAGTACATCGCCGCGCTGAACGC includes:
- a CDS encoding peptidyl-prolyl cis-trans isomerase → MLDVFRTASKTWIVRLLFALLGLSFITWGAGDVVRGGVGRSPAIEIGKTSMSAAEVMAEFKREVERLQPLFGGKLTPEDARKMGMLDRTIDSLIARTLIDEAARSLGLAATDETILRRVASNPAFKGPTGQFDRDVFRSRLARLGFTEDSFMKTERTNMVRNQMVETVAAGIGAPVALTDPLLAWREERRVAETFVVKDESTPLPPAPEAAQLEAYYKDNLSRFMAPEYRALTVLLLRPADVAGGIDIDEAMLQETYQQRLEEFSTPERRAVSQIVFDEQSAAAKATDLVTQGKDLAAVAKALGAEIIDLGTIEKGDLPEGLAEAVFKLSAGATGQPIKSALGWHVVKVSQVQPGRTRSFDEVKKQLEQDLRKEKSMDGLAELANKVEDALGGGATLEEAAKRHNLKTVKIAALDAQGRGPNGKPVADLPKSDQFLDVAFHTEQSTESPLTEVPNNGYFLLRVDGVTPPAPKLLADIKAEVVATWQAERRQEQARDKAQKLADRIKAGESAAQVAQSAGAKVETSKPFVREPGEGSALPATVIAELFKAQPGGVAVAPVQGGTLVARLTSVVPFDVNANPAVTNAARQRVSQAVATDIADQYIAALNASIGVKVDRPQLTREE